The following are encoded in a window of Halosolutus halophilus genomic DNA:
- a CDS encoding helix-turn-helix domain-containing protein, whose protein sequence is MTDRSDIERVSLSMLIRDVESVRHVLACIDDVRPAVRVESMAVEAPGQSSVEVDVDEITPKQWEALALAFEEGYYDRPRDADLESLAAELEISKSAVSQRLRAAEATLIESIVTERQPVLADG, encoded by the coding sequence GTGACCGATCGAAGTGACATCGAACGGGTGTCGCTCTCGATGCTGATCCGGGACGTCGAATCGGTTCGCCACGTCCTGGCCTGTATCGACGACGTCCGGCCGGCAGTTCGAGTCGAGTCGATGGCCGTCGAGGCCCCGGGACAGTCCAGCGTCGAGGTCGACGTCGACGAGATCACGCCGAAGCAGTGGGAGGCGCTCGCGCTGGCGTTCGAGGAGGGGTACTACGACCGACCGCGGGACGCCGATCTCGAGTCGTTGGCCGCCGAACTCGAAATCTCCAAGTCGGCCGTCTCCCAGCGGCTCCGGGCCGCGGAGGCGACACTCATCGAGTCGATCGTGACCGAAAGACAGCCCGTGCTGGCCGACGGTTGA
- a CDS encoding DoxX family protein, whose translation MSTQTLQFDTRLFGREVSYGLNGSWASYWLVFLRLLTGWWFFSSGLGKIIEHGLLYDAEGWLLFGTEGTIVYPITEWFATNAVIVPNLMVPWGEFAIGLGLILGCLTRLAAANGALLMGFFYFGNADWGHGFVNGDLMGLLLFLTVIVFAAGRVWGVDAYLERTDAVKNRPWLRYLLG comes from the coding sequence ATGTCCACGCAAACCCTGCAGTTCGACACTCGTCTGTTCGGGCGGGAGGTGTCGTACGGCCTCAACGGCTCGTGGGCCAGCTACTGGCTGGTCTTCCTTCGGCTGCTCACGGGCTGGTGGTTCTTCTCGTCCGGACTCGGGAAAATCATCGAACACGGCCTCCTCTACGATGCGGAGGGGTGGCTGCTGTTCGGAACCGAGGGAACGATCGTCTACCCGATCACCGAGTGGTTCGCGACGAACGCGGTGATCGTCCCGAACCTCATGGTTCCGTGGGGCGAGTTCGCCATCGGGCTCGGGCTCATTCTGGGCTGTCTGACCCGACTGGCCGCCGCCAACGGCGCGCTCCTGATGGGGTTCTTCTACTTCGGGAACGCCGACTGGGGCCACGGGTTCGTCAACGGCGACCTGATGGGGCTGCTACTGTTCCTGACGGTCATCGTCTTCGCCGCCGGTCGCGTCTGGGGCGTCGACGCCTACCTCGAACGCACCGACGCAGTGAAGAACCGACCCTGGCTGCGCTACCTGCTGGGCTAA
- a CDS encoding 2-oxoacid:ferredoxin oxidoreductase subunit beta, with translation MSSDVRFTDFKSDKQPTWCPGCGDFGTMNGMMKALANTGNDPDNTFVVAGIGCSGKIGTYMHSYALHGVHGRALPVGTGVKMARPDIEVMVAGGDGDGYSIGAGHFVHAVRRNVDMSYVVMDNRIYGLTKGQASPTSRSDFETSTTPEGPKQPPVNPLALALASGATFIAQSFASDALRHQEIVQEAIEHDGFGFVNVFSPCVTFNDVDTYDYFRDTLVDLEEEDHDPTDYEAAKQVVLDSEKEYQGVMYRDETSVPYHEQHGVTEDMSDIPDEAPDDAMDLVREFY, from the coding sequence ATGAGCTCCGACGTCAGATTCACCGACTTCAAATCCGACAAGCAGCCAACGTGGTGTCCCGGCTGTGGCGACTTCGGGACGATGAACGGCATGATGAAAGCCCTCGCGAACACCGGCAACGATCCCGACAACACCTTCGTGGTGGCCGGGATCGGCTGTTCCGGCAAGATCGGGACCTACATGCACAGCTACGCCCTGCACGGGGTTCACGGCCGTGCGCTCCCGGTCGGGACCGGCGTCAAGATGGCCCGCCCCGACATCGAGGTTATGGTCGCCGGCGGCGACGGTGACGGCTACTCGATCGGAGCCGGCCACTTCGTCCACGCCGTCCGCCGCAACGTCGACATGTCCTACGTCGTCATGGACAACCGCATCTACGGGCTGACCAAGGGACAGGCCTCGCCGACTTCGCGATCGGACTTCGAGACCTCGACGACGCCGGAAGGGCCGAAACAGCCCCCGGTCAACCCGCTCGCGCTGGCGCTCGCCTCCGGTGCGACCTTCATCGCCCAGTCGTTCGCGTCCGATGCGCTGCGCCACCAGGAGATCGTCCAGGAGGCGATCGAACACGACGGCTTCGGTTTCGTCAACGTCTTCAGCCCCTGTGTCACGTTCAACGACGTCGACACCTACGACTACTTCCGCGACACCCTCGTCGACCTCGAAGAGGAGGATCACGATCCGACCGACTACGAGGCCGCGAAGCAGGTCGTCCTCGACAGCGAGAAGGAGTACCAGGGCGTGATGTACCGGGACGAGACGTCGGTGCCGTACCACGAACAGCACGGCGTCACCGAGGATATGTCCGACATCCCGGACGAGGCGCCCGATGACGCGATGGACCTCGTCCGCGAGTTCTACTGA